Proteins found in one Magnolia sinica isolate HGM2019 chromosome 5, MsV1, whole genome shotgun sequence genomic segment:
- the LOC131247411 gene encoding uncharacterized protein LOC131247411: MYHWACNPRKSPTTIKATWPSSPDEARRTAQISSPLRSPSEEEKLNAVFDRLPQLLEWKWSPFPTSSSTPTKPSFPSQTDSTKITNLSSSTLQSKGKAVAQNLIEEEEEPKLLPIVFAASRRPRSHLNRTILSNPWSETLIPNPQPASPSEFLSFDGLDCPDTLSDALRSSGVTSDTPSFHPSEEEEAEEEEEEEETDSRSCGRKRRFLRIKKSSKKRKKEKKKVGGNRRLPEESVKAGGNRRLPEESVKVGGNRRLPEESVKVLRQWLEENIENPYASSQQKQELALSSRLEYKQVGNWISNARGKLNIRKCTDKRYTKRMYRS, from the exons atgtaccATTGGGCTTGTAATCCGAGAAAAAGCCCCACCACCATCAAGGCCACCTGGCCTTCTTCCCCAGATGAGGCGAGACGGACGGCTCAGATTTCATCGCCGTTGCGATCGCCATCCGAGGAGGAGAAGCTCAACGCAGTGTTCGATCGACTCCCTCAGCTCCTCGAATGGAAATGGTCTCCTTTCCCAACTTCCTCTTCAACCCCAACCAAACCCTCCTTCCCTTCCCAAACCGATTCGACCAAAATTACGAATCTATCCTCCTCCACCCTCCAATCAAAAGGAAAGGCAGTTGCTCAGAACCtcatcgaagaagaagaagagccgaAGCTTCTTCCAATCGTTTTCGCTGCAAGTAGAAGGCCGAGAAGCCATTTAAATAGGACAATCCTCTCCAATCCCTGGTCTGAAACCCTCATTCCCAACCCACAACCAGCATCGCCATCGGAATTTCTGTCTttcgacggtctggattgtcccgATACCCTCTCCGACGCCCTCAGAAGCAGCGGCGTCACTTCCGACACTCCTTCCTTCCATCCAtccgaagaagaagaagcagaagaagaagaagaagaagaagaaaccgaCAGCAGAAGCTGCGGCAGAAAACGCCGATTCCTCCGCATCAAAAAATCatcgaagaagagaaagaaagagaagaagaaagtaggCGGAAACAGACGTCTTCCAGAGGAATCTGTGAAAGCAGGCGGAAACAGACGTCTCCCAGAGGAATCTGTGAAAGTAGGCGGAAACAGACGTCTCCCAGAGGAATCTGTGAAGGTGCTGAGACAATGGCTCGAAGAAAACATAGAGAATCCGTACGCATCCTCCCAACAGAAGCAGGAACTCGCTCTCTCTTCCCGTCTCGAATACAAACAG GTAGGAAATTGGATTTCTAATGCAAGAGGGAAACTCAATATAAGGAAATGCACGGATAAGAGATATACAAAGAGAATGTATAGATCGTAG